The Jiangella sp. DSM 45060 genome contains the following window.
AACACCAGGTAGAGCGGCCCGGTCCCGGTGCCCGGGTCGGTGACCGGGACGGGTTCGAGGTCGACGTAGTTGTCGGGGCTGCCGGTGTGCGGCACCTCGACGGTGGCCGCGAGCGGACCGTCGGGTGCGCCGGTGCGCACCTCGACGGTGCCGCCGGGACCGCCGGCCGAGACCCGCATCTGCACCGACTTCGCACCGGCCAGGTCGTACGGCTCGAACGAGATCCAGTCGCCGGGGTCGATGTAGCCGACCCGGGCGCCGCCCTCGGCCGCGCCGTGGCTGACCACCTGCACGCCGTTCTGCGCGGAGAAGTGCTCGGCCTGGCGGTGCCGCGGCTGCAGCACCAGCTCGGCCGTCCCCGTCACCGCGACGGTGTCGGGCGACGGCGGCGTGTCGGTGTACTCGGCCAGCAGCAGCCCGAAGATGTTGTCGTCGGTGCCGTGCGCGCCGTCGGTCCCCGTGGAGATGCTGCCGGAGCAGCCGGTGACCGACTCGCCGCCGTGCGTGTGCTGGTCGTGGCCGAGCGCGAACGTCACCTCGACGTCGGCGCAGTCGACCGGCTGTCCGTCCGGGTCGGTGACGCTGACCTCGAACGCGACGTCCTGCCCGAAGCTGAACAGGCCGCCGTTGGGCGGTGACACGAACTCCACGACCGGCGCGGTGTTGCCGACGACGACGTGCGCCGTGGCCACGCCGGTGTTGCCGTCGGAGTCGGTGACGGTCAGCGTCGCCGTGTACTCGCCGTTGGCGGTGTACGTGTACGACGCCGCCGGCTCGGTGGAGTCGACGGTGCCGTCGCTGGTGAAGTCCCACGCGTAGGTGAGGACGTCACCGGGGTCGGGGTCGGCCGAGCCCTCGGACGAGAACTGGACGGTCAGCGGCGCCAGGCCGGACGTCGGCGTCGCGGTGGCGACGGCCGACGGCGAGCGGGTGCCGGCGACGTAGTCGATGCGGTAGAGCGCGGAGTTCTCGTCGCCGTTGAAGAACCCGGTGCCGTAGTCGAGGACGTACAGCGAGCCCTCGGGGCCGAACTCCAGGTCCATCAGCTGCGTGTTCTGCATGAAGCCGGAGAACGCGCCGATGCGCGCCGGCCCGTCGTCGCCGACGGTCATGTTCTTGATCCAGCGGCGGCCGAACTCGTAGGCGAAGAACTGCCCGTCGTAGTACTCGGGGAACTTCGTCTCCGACTCCAGCGCCGGGTCGTAGCGGTACACCGGGCCGCCCATCGGCGACTCGCTGCCGCTGCCCAGGTCCGGCACCGAGCCGCCGTCGTACGGCAGCCAGGCGGCGACCGCCGGCGGCACCGTCGGCAGGCCGGTGTTCAGCGCGGAGTCGTTCGCCGCGCCGCCCGCGCAGTCGAACTTCGCGCCGACGGGGTCCTGCGTGCCGTCGTTCGGGTCCTGCTGGCCGGTGTTGGGGTCGATGCCGTAGTACGAGGTGAAGTCGCGGTCGGCGTAGGTCTCGGCCTCTGTGTTGCGGCCGGTGCAGTAGGGCCAGCCGAAGTTGCCCGCCTCGGTGACCCGGTTGAACTCGACCTGCCCGCCGGGCCCGTACTGGTTCGGCCCACCGGAGTCGGGGCCGTAGTCGCCGACCCAGACGTCGCCGGTCTCCTGGTCGACGCTGATGCGGAACGGGTTGCGGAAGCCCATCGCGTAGATCTCCGGCCGGGTCAGCTCCGTGCCCGGCGCGAACAGGTTCCCGTCCGGGACCGTGTACGACCCGTCCTCCTGGACGGTGATCCGCAGGATCTTGCCGCGCAGGTCGTTGGTGTTGCCGGAGGTGCGGCGCGCGTCGAACTGCGGCGCCCGCGTCGTCCGGTCGTCGATCGGCGCGTACCCGTTGGACTCGAACGGGTCGGTGTCGTCGCCCGTCGACAGGTAGAGGTTGCCGTCGGCGTCGAAGTCGATGTCGCCGCCGTGGTGGCAGCAGTTGCCGCGGTCCTGCGGGACCTGCAGGACCACCTGCTCCGACGCCGGGTCCAGCACGCCGTTCGCGAACCGGAAGCGGGACAGGTTGTTGTGGCCCTCGTACGCCTCCCAGATCGACGGGTCCAGGCTGGAGTGCGCGACCTCGCCCGGGGGTGTCGAGAGCGGCGGCGAGTAGTAGAGGTACACCCAGCCGTTGGTGGCGAAGTCCGGGTCGAGGGCGATGCCCTGCAGGCCGTCCTCGCGGAAGTCGTACACCGGGATGTCCGCCGCCAGGGTGGTCTGCCCGGCCGCCGCGGTGTAGAAGACCCGGCCGTCGCGCGACGTGTGCAGCGCGCTGCCGTCGGGCAGGACGGCGACGCCCATCGGCTCGCCCATCTCCTGCGGCCCGCGGGCCAGCGTGATCTGGTCGAAGTTCTCCGTGACGGTGGCGCCGCAGTCGGCGTCGACGGTGCCCGCGGCGGTCTCGATGCCGCCGGCGAGGTGCTCGCGGAACTCCGCCTCGGCGTAGGACTCCTGGGTGTGGCCGCCGCCGGTGTACCAGGACCGGCCGCCCTCGTAGTCCTGGCACCACGCGATCGGGTGGTCCGCGCCCATGACGTCGCCGTCGTAGCTGTCCGGGTCCAGCGACGCCAGCACGTGCACGCCGCCGCGCGGGCTGGCCCGGTAGTCGTACCACTCGTCGGTGCGCTCCCACCGGTCCGGCAGGTGCGCGGTGGACGGGTGGACGCGGTCCTCGACGACGACGGTGGCCGGCTGGATCTGCGGGTGCGACTGGAAGTACGCCCCGACGAGCCCGCCGTACCACTCCCAGTCGTACTCGGTGTCCGCGGCCGCGTGCACGCCGGCGTAGCCGCCGCCGGCGGCGACGTAGCCCTCGAACGCGGCCTGCTGCTCGTCGTTCAGCACGTCACCGGTGGTGGACAGCCAGACGACGACGTCGTACTGGGCGAGGTTCTCGGGCGTGAAGGCGCCCGCGTCCTCCGTCGCCGTCACCTCCCAGCCGCGCTCGGCGCCCAGTTCCTGGATGGTGGCGATGCCGGTCGGGATGGAGTCGTGCCGGAACCCGGCGGTCTTGCTGAACACGAGGACGTGGGTGCCCTCGTGCATGGTCTCGACATCTTGGGTGACGACGGGCGCGGCGGCCGCCGGCGCGGTCGTCGCGGCAAGTGGCAGCAGCAGCGCTCCGGCTGCGGCGATCGCCGCGGATCTGAGCAGGGGTCGTCTCGATTGGCGTGGCAACGGTGCCTCCTCGAATGTGGTGCGTGCGCCCCTTGCTCCCCCGTCCACCCGCCTCGGCCGCGAGTGTGTGGTGCCGGTGCCGGGCGGCGGTGACGATGACCACCGCCGCCCGGCACGTCTCACTGCTGAGGTGTCACAGCTGAGCCCGCAGCGCGTCGGCGTAGGCGAGCAGCCAGCCGCGCGCGGTCTCGTCCGTCACCCCCTCGGCGATCGCGACGAACCGGTCCAGCGACACCGTGGCGCCGTCCGTGACGCCCTGCCCGGCCAGCCGCTCGGCGTTGGCCAGGTGGGTGGACAGCTGGACGCCCTGGTTCCGGTTGACGGTCCGGTCGTCCCGGTACCGCTGCACCAGCGCCTTCGCGCCGTCGTAGGTGGCGACCACCTCGAACGCGACGGTCGTCTCCGCGGCGTTGCCCGCCTCGTCGACGGCCGTGGCGACCAGCGTGTGCGCCCCCAGCTCCGGTGTGACGGTGGCCGGGTTCTCCACCGCCGCGCCGTCCAGCGTGAGCGACACCGGCACCTCGCCGGACACGTCGTCCGTCGCCGTGGCGCTCAGCTCCAGCGCGGTGGCCAGGTCGTAGCCGCCGCCGTCGGCGACGCCCTCGACCGTGATCACCGGCGGGGTGGTGTCCGGCTGCTCCGTGGTGACCCGGAAGTAGTCGAACGCCACCGTGACCGGCTGGGTCTGCTGCGGGCCGATCGCCATCAGGCCGAACGAGGTGAGCTCGGCGTCGTTGGTGACCGGGTCGCCCAGCGAGGTCCAGTTGACCCCGCCGTCGCTGATCTCCGCCGCGTAGGTGTCGCCGCTCTTCGTCATCCGGAGGTAGAACCAGCCGCTCTCGCTGGTCTCCGGGATGTCGATGTTGCGGTTGCCGCCGTTGCCGAACTGGCCGCCCTTCTCCGAGACCAGCTCGGCCCGGAGGTCGGTCGGCGACGTGGCGCCGTTGTTGGCGACGACGTCGAACTTCACGTAGTCGTCATCGCCGCCGTACACCATGAACCCGGCCAGCTGCCACTGGTGCAGCATCGTCGGCGTCAGCCGCGTCTCGATCGTCCAGTCGCCCTCCGGCACCCGCTGCAGGATGAAGTTGCTCGGGTCCTCGTTGGCGGCTCCGTTGATGTCGCCCGGCTGGGTCTCGATCTGCAGCCGCCCGTCGGCCACCGAGGCCGCCGACGAGTCGTAGCGGACCACCGAGTTCCACCGGCACCCGTCGATCGCGGCGCCGTCGAACTCGTCGGACGGCTCGCGCGAGCCGTCGTCGTCGGCGACGTCCGGCGTGATGGTGAAGTGGTCGAAGACCGCGTTCACCGAATGCGCCGCCGTGTCGCCGGCCGCCATCAGGCCGATCGTCGAGTCGTCGATCACCTGCGCCGCGCCGGCCAGTGCCGTCCACGTCTCGCCGTCGGCCGAGTAGGCCGCCGTCACCTGCTCACCGTCGCTGGCCAGCCGCAGGTGCGCCGTCGACGGGAAGTCCGCCGGCAGCGTGACGTTGGCGTGCCAGGTGCGGGTGCCGCCGGCCTCGGTCTGGAACTCGAGGATCCGGCTGCCCGAGCTGGTGCGGGTGAAGGCCAGCTTGACGTAGTCGTCGTCGGTGCCGTGCATCAGCAGGCCGGCGTGCTGCCACTCGCGGGTGTGCTCCACCGAGACCGCGGTCTCGACGGTCCACTCCCCGTCGCGGGTGGGCTGGCCGACGTAGCTGATCGGGCCCTCGACGGCCTCGTTGATGTCGCCGTTGGTGACCGGCAGCACCAGGCCGCCGTCGGCGACGCTCACCGGGAGGCCGTCGGCGCCGCGCACCGTCGTCCACCGGCGGGCGTTGAGCTCGGACCCGTCGAACTGGTCCGACCCCGTCATCAGGCAGACCGGCGGCTGCTCGGGCTCCGGGTCCGGTCCGGGCAGCCCGTCCACCAGCGTGAAGTCGGTGAACGTCGCCGTGGTGCGGGCGGTGCTGCTGTGCGCGGTGACGGCCAGGCCGATGTCCTGGACGTCGGCCGCCCCGGTCAGCGTGACCGGCTCGCCCACCTGCGTGAACGTCTCGCCGTCACGGCTCCAGTACGACGTGTACAGGTCGCCGTCGCGGACGATGCGCACCCACGCCGGGTAGCCGTGCTGGCCGGCGCCGGTACTGGCGTCGAGCTGGCCGTTGCCGTCGCTGTCGCGCAGCCACTCGAACGAGTTGCCCGCCCGCATCGTCATCGCCGCGTAGCCCGGCGAGACGCCCGGCTGCGTGACGTCGTTGCGGACGATCAGGCCGGCCTTGGCGGAGTTGTTCGAGTTGGTCTGGCTGACCACCTTCGCCGTCGCCGTCCACTGGTCGCCCGTGGCCCCGGCCGCGCCGGGCAGGTACACGGCGCTGTACTCGTCCGTCCCCTGCCACATGTTGCCGCCGCCGGACTCGACCACCCAGGTGTTGTTGTCCGGACGGTCGAAGGTGCCGTTCGCGCTGGCGTGCGAGAACGTCAGCCAGTCGCCGAACAGGTCGCCGACCTCCACCTGGACGATCCGCGACGTCGTCGTGGCGCCGTTGTCGTTGGTGGCGACCGCGGTCAGCCGGTAGCGCTGCTCCTCGGTCACCGTCCAGGTGGCCTCGTACGGCGCCTCGGTGTCGACGCCGATGGACTCGTCGCCGACGAAGAACTCGACCTGCGTGATCGTGTTCTCCGCGTCGGCGGCCTCGGCCGTGACCTGGACGTCGCCCAGCTCCAGCTCGTCGGACGGCGTCGGCGCCGTGATGGCGACCGTCGGCTTCGTCGTCGTGGCCGCGCCCTTGCCGTCGGCCTCGACGAAGTTCAGCCGCCGCTCGCCGGCGCCCGGGAACACGGCGTAGAGCACGAAGCTCTCGCCCGGGTCGTCGACCTCGACGCGGACGTCGGCGTAGCTGCCCGACCCCGTCGCCGGGACCTCGCCGGTGCCCAGCAGCGGGCCGTCGGGCGCGTCGCGACGCAGTTCGATCGGGCCGCCGGTCACCGACGACGCCCGCAGCACGAGCGCGTCGACGTTGTACAGGTTGACCGGGTCGTACGACGCCCACGCGCCGTCCTGGCCGGACACCGCGGTGCCGTGCCCCTCGACGTCGCGCGACGAGCCGGTGGTGACGCCCTCGGCGTCGTCGTAGAACTCGGCTTCGCGCTGCCGCGGGAACAGCAGCGATGTGTCCTCACCGGCCAGGGCGGGGATGCCCCCGGCGCCGCCGCCATCGGTGTAGCGGGCGTTGAGGATGTAGAAGACGTTCATGTCCTCGCTGTGGCCACCGCCGAGCGCCGTCTGTACCTGGCCGGTCCGCCCGCTGAGCGGGTCGGCGGGGTGCGGGTGCTCGTCGTGTCCCAGCGCCGGCTGGATGATGACGTCCTCGTCGGCGATCTCCGCGTCCTCGGCGTCGGAGACGGTGACGTCCCACGCCACGGTGTCGCCGAAGTCGAAGAACGAGCCGTCCGGCGGCAGGTTGAAGTCGACCTCGGGCCGGGTGTTGCCGACGGTGATCGGCACCGTGGTGGTGCCGGTCTTGCCCGCCGGGTCGGTCACCGTGAGGCGGGCGTTGTAGACGCCGTTCTCGGTGTAGGTGAACGACGCCTGCGGGTCGGTGGAGTCGACGGTGCCGTCGCCGGTGAAGTCCCACTCGTAGGTGAGCGCCTCGTTCTCCGGGTCGGTGCTGCCGGTGCCGTCCAGCTGGACGGCCAGCGGCGCCTGGCCGGAGTCGGGCGTGGCCGTCGCGTGCGCCACCGGCGAGCGCGAGCCGGACACGTAGTCGACGCGGTACAGGCCCGAGTTCGGGTTGTCGCGGCCGAAGCCGCCGCCCCAGTCGAGCACGTACATCGAGCCCTCGGGCCCGAACGACGAGTCGATCGGCGCCATCCACTGCTCACCGGGCAGGAACGGGTTGATCTTCTCCAGCGCGCTGGTCTCCTCGTTGAGGTCCAGCGAGTACATCTTGTTCTTCGCCCACTCGTAGAAGAACGGCTTGCCGTCGTAGTACTCCGGGAACTTGGTGTCCGACACCAGGTCCGGGTCGTAGTCGTAGAACGGGCCGCCCATCGGCGCCAGCCCGCCGCCGGCCGGGATCACCGACGGGACGGACGAGGTCTGGTAGCCGTACCACATCTCCGGCTCCTGGGCCGGGGGCAGCTCGGTCAGGCCGGTGTTGCGGACGGAGTCGTTGACCGGGTTGTCGCAGTCGAACGGCTCACCGACGGTGACCGGGTTGGTGCGGTAGTCGACGTCCAGGTACGGCGTGTTCGGGCCGATGCACAGCGGCCAGCCGTAGAAGCCGGGCTCCTTGATCAGGTTCCACTCGACCATGCCGGCCGGGCCCCGGTTCGCGTTGTTGCTGCCGTTGTCCGGGCCGTAGTCGGCGACGCCCAGCCAGCCCGTCTCCGGGTCGACGGAGAACCGGAACGGGTTGCGGAAGCCCATCGCGAAGATCTCCGGGCGGGTGCCCTCGGTCCCCGGCGGGAACAGGTTGCCCTCGGGGATCGTGTAGCCGCCGTCCGGCTGCGGCTGGATCCGCAGGATCTTGCCGCGCAGGTCGTTGGTGTTGGCCGACGTCTCACGGGCGTCGTGGAACGTGCCGTCGCGCTCGGACAGCGGGGCGTAGCCGCCCGACGGCTCCGAGTGCGGGTTCACGTCGTCGCCGACGGACAGGTAGAGGCTGCCGTCGGGGCCGAACTCCAGCCCGCCGCCGGTGTGGCCGGGCTCGTCCGGGAGCCGGCGGGCCGGCACCTCGAGCACGACGACCTCCGACGCGGGGTCGATCTGCGAGCCCGCGCCGACGGTGTAGCGCGACAGCGTGCTGACGAAGTTCGCCGGATCGGTGTCGTCGGCACTGGCCTTCGAGTGATAGACGAACAGGTGCCCGTTCTCGGCGAAGTTCGGATCCAGCGCGATGCCCAGCAGGCCGTCCTCGCCGCCGGAGTACACCGGGATGGTGATGGCCGTGGACGTGACCTGGGTGGCCGGGTCGTAGACGCGGATCTGCCCGCGCACGAGCTCGGTGAAGAACACGCGGCCGTCGGGCGCGACGTCCATCGCGAACGGCGCGCTGGTGTTCTGGTCCAGCGGCACCCGCTCGAACTGCTCCCACACGGTGCCGCCGCAGTCGCCCTCGGCCACGCCCGCGGCCCACTGCACGCCGCCGACGATGTGCTGGACGAAGTCCGGCTCCTGCGTGTAGTGGGCGCCGAAGTGGCCCATCGCGGTCACCCAGGCGCGTCCGCCGTCGTACGGCTTGCACCAGGAGATCGGGTGGTCGTACCCCTGGGCGTTGCCGCCCGGGTCGTAGGTGGTCTCGTCCATGGTCGCCAGCACGTGCGCCGTGCCGCGGACGTTGGCCGAGAAGTTGTACCACTCGTCGGCGCGGTTCCAGCGCTGCGGCAGGTGCGTCGTCGACGGGTGCGCGCCGTCCTCGACGCGGACGGTGCCGGGCAGGCCGGGGCTGGTGCCGGTGGCCGCGTGGCCCGGCATCAGCGCGCCGATCAGGTTGTCCCACCAGGCGTAGTTGCCGCGCATGTCCGCGGCGTTGTGGATGGCGACGATGCCGCCACCGGCCTGCTGGTAGCGCTCCATGGCGGCCTTCTCCTCGGCCGTCCACGGGTCGCCGGACGCCTGGAACATCACCAGCGCGTCGAAGTGGGACAGGTCCTCGTCGTTGAAGATCGACGAGTCCTCGGTGTGCTCCGAGGAGATGCCGGCGGCCTCGAACGCCGCCTGCAGCACGGGCACACCCTGCGTGATCGCCTCGGTGTGCCGGAACTGCGTGGTCTTGGTGAAGATCAGGACGTGCGCTGCTTCACCGTGCTCACCTTCGTGAGCCGACGACGGCACTGCCGTCAGGAGTGGTATCGCTAACACAGCGGCGAGGGCGACGGCCAGGAGCCGAGCCCATCGCCGGCGTAGAGCCACGATCATGGGGGTTCCTCCAGGGAAGTGCGACTCTGCTACTCGAAACCCCGCGGCGTGCCGGCGCCGGCGGTCGGACGATGCTGCTCAGACGGGCTGCTGCGGTACCACTCCCCTCAGGAAGGACAGGCCGTCGACGGCGATCGCGTCCTGGCTCGCGGCCAGCGGCCGCCAGATGGACGCCGCGGTGGCGATGGTCGCGTTGTCGGCGGTGAAGGACTCGATGACGAGCGGGCCGGTGTAGCCCGCCGCGTCCAGCGCGGCGACGATGCCGGGCCAGTCGAGGTGGTCCGCGCCCGGCGCGCCGCGGTCGTTGGCGCACACCTGGACGTGCGCGATGCGGCCGGCCGCCCGCGCGATCGCTCCGGTGACGGACTGCTCCTCGATGTTCATGTGGTAGACGTCCAGCGCCAGGCCGATGCCGTCGGCCGGCAACCCGTCGATCGCCTCGAGCGCCTGGTCGACGGTGTTGATCAGGCTGGTCTCGTAACGGTTCAGCGGCTCGACGGCCACGGTGACGCCGGCGGCGCGGGCGTGCTCGACGACCGGGCCGAGCCCGTCGCGCAGCTCGGCGTAGCGGTCCGCGCGCTCGGACGGCGTCATCCGCCAGGTCCGCCCGACCGACGCGTACGCGGGTCCGGCGATGGCCGGCGCGCCCACCGTCGCGGCGACGTCGACGACGTGGCGCAGGTAGTCACGGGTGCGTGCGACGGTGTCGTGGTCCGTCGCGACCAGCTCGCGGCCGTCGCCCATGACCAGCGCGACCGCCGCCGACAGGCCGTGGTCGCCCAGCACCTTCGCCGCCCGGGCGGGGTCCCAGTCGCCCGGGTTCTCGACCGGCAGCTCGACGACGTCGAAGCCCCAGCCGCTGATCCGCGGCGCCAGCTCGGCCAGCGCGGCGTCGGTGAGCGGCGACGTCCACACCCACGTGTTGACCCCGAACGCTCTGCTCACGTGCGGACTCCTCTCCCCGCCGTGCCCCGCCGGCCGCGGTGCGCGCGGCCGGCGGGGTGGCGACTCGGTTCAGGCGGTACCGATCAGCGGTCCTGCCAGGCCGCCGGGAAGCCCGGCAGGTCCTCGCCGCCGAACTTGGCGTAGTGCAGGCTGGGCATGTCGGCGTTGCGGTCGAGGAACTCGTCGCGGTCGTCCTCGGTGATCTCGTCCTGCGGGAGCACCCACTCCACCGGCACCTGCTCGCCGGCCCAGATCATCGTCGCGGCGAGGATCGGGGTGCGCCACTGGAAGTTCGAGTAGACCGGGGCGACCGCCGTCATGCCGGTCTCCTGCCACTTGCGCAGGAAGCTCAGCTCGTCCTCGCCGACCATGACCGGGTAGTCCTTGCCGGAGTCCTCGAACGCCTCGACGGCCGCGACGGCGCCGTCACCGGCGTCCATCCAGATGCCGTCGACGTCGCCGCGCTGCAGGTACTGCGTGACGATGTTCTTGATCTCCGCGCCGTCGCCGCCGGTGAACTCGTCGCCGAGGATCTCCAGCTCGCTGTCGGCGAAGATCTCCTGCGCCGCCGCCCAGCGGTTCTCCAGCACGTCGACACCCGGCAGGATCCGCAGCGCCAGCACCTTCGAGCCCGGCTCCAGGTTCTCGACCAGGAACTCCGCGCCGTCCGCGCCGTAGGCGTAGCCGCCGATCGGGTGGATGAACGTCGCCATGCAGTCGGTGTTGACGCCGCGGTCGAACACGATGACCGGGACGCCGCTCGCGCAGGCCGCCTCGACCGCCGGCGTCAGGGTGGCCGTCGTCGACGGCGAGATGATGATGGCGTTGCAGTCGCCGGCGTCGATGAACGCCTGGATGTCGGAGATCTGCTTGTTGTCGTCGTCGGCGGCGTCGGAGACCCGGAACTCGCCGATCAGGCCCTGCTGCTGCAGCACCTCGACCTGCTGCTGCATGGTGATCCAGCCGGTGACCCGCCACGGGTTGCTGACCGAGGCGTTCGAGAAGCAGAGCGTGTTGCCGTCCTGCGCGTACTGCGCGGTGTCGACGTACTCGGGCTCGATCGCCTGCAGCCACGGGGTGGCCGGGTCGCCCTCCGGCGCGATGTCGCGCTGGGCCAGCTGCCGGTCGTAGTCGGCGCGGACGAAGAACTCACCGTCGGCCGTCTCGTCCTCCGGCTCCTCGCCCTCGGCGCCCGGGTCCTCGCCGGCCGCCTCGGTCTCCTCGGGCGCCGCGGTGTCGGACGGCTCGTCGGTGGTGCAGGCCGCGAGCGTCAGGGCCGCGGCAGCGGCCGCCGCCAGTAGAGCGCGCGTAGTGCGCATCGTTCCCCCTCCTTGGGTGACGAATCAGGCTTCGTTCGTGTGCGGTTGGGACGGGACTTCCTGGTGGTGCCGGGGACGCGCCCTCTCACGGGCCGCGTAGGCGACGGCCGCGATGATGATCACGCCTTGAACCGCCGGCCGGATGGTCGACGGCATGCTCAGCTGGTTGAACAGGACGAACAGGGCCTCGAGGGTGAGCGCGCCGGCCATCGCCGCCACGACCCAGCCGCGGCCGCCGCCGAGCGCGGCGCCGCCGAGCACCACCGCCGTGATCGCGGTGAACTCCAGACCCTGCCCCACCTGCGCCGTGACACCGGCGTAGCCGCCGATGAGGATCGCCGCCAGCGTGGCCAGCACGCTGGAGATGACGAACGCCAGGGTGCGCACCCGCCAGACCCGGACGCCGGAGAACCCCGCGGCGTGCTCGTTGTCGCCGGTGGCGATCAACGTGCGGCCGTACGAGCTGCGCATGACCGCCACGGCGATGATGACG
Protein-coding sequences here:
- a CDS encoding substrate-binding domain-containing protein → MRTTRALLAAAAAAALTLAACTTDEPSDTAAPEETEAAGEDPGAEGEEPEDETADGEFFVRADYDRQLAQRDIAPEGDPATPWLQAIEPEYVDTAQYAQDGNTLCFSNASVSNPWRVTGWITMQQQVEVLQQQGLIGEFRVSDAADDDNKQISDIQAFIDAGDCNAIIISPSTTATLTPAVEAACASGVPVIVFDRGVNTDCMATFIHPIGGYAYGADGAEFLVENLEPGSKVLALRILPGVDVLENRWAAAQEIFADSELEILGDEFTGGDGAEIKNIVTQYLQRGDVDGIWMDAGDGAVAAVEAFEDSGKDYPVMVGEDELSFLRKWQETGMTAVAPVYSNFQWRTPILAATMIWAGEQVPVEWVLPQDEITEDDRDEFLDRNADMPSLHYAKFGGEDLPGFPAAWQDR